One part of the Natronorubrum sediminis genome encodes these proteins:
- a CDS encoding DUF4129 domain-containing protein, with protein MADSLAIRRIAIACCAIVATALVAATIRTPLESGSDGSGSGSDPGDGEGTGQPMTPESAGDGGVPPFLEYLLYALLIVLAIAVVWYFLAHRREAVKIAAITLLAVFLLVVIVYTLLQFVSVSGSEVEPIEEVLAGGDDGSDGAAGSADTDTAISPGPLLVTLALTAAIFLGGLFLTRGRSASETERSGLDTNHRTDAESPVDVSAAVGTAAGVAADRLESADEFDNEVYRAWREMTELLEVDRPASSTPREFARAATDAGLDRDDVDELTRLFEDVRYGGEATTQTRERRAIEVLRRIEAEYADEREGSDARGGRGELS; from the coding sequence GTGGCTGACTCTCTCGCGATCCGTCGGATTGCAATCGCGTGCTGTGCCATCGTCGCGACCGCGCTCGTCGCTGCGACGATTCGCACACCGCTCGAGTCCGGGAGCGACGGGTCGGGGTCCGGAAGTGACCCCGGAGACGGCGAGGGAACCGGTCAGCCGATGACCCCCGAATCGGCTGGTGACGGTGGGGTTCCACCGTTTCTCGAGTACCTACTCTACGCGCTTCTCATCGTGTTGGCAATCGCAGTCGTCTGGTACTTTCTCGCACACAGACGCGAAGCCGTCAAAATCGCCGCGATCACGCTACTCGCCGTGTTTCTTCTCGTAGTGATCGTATATACGCTCCTTCAGTTCGTTTCCGTTTCCGGGAGTGAGGTCGAACCGATAGAAGAGGTACTGGCAGGTGGTGATGACGGCTCCGACGGGGCGGCGGGTTCGGCGGACACCGATACTGCCATCTCCCCCGGCCCGTTGCTCGTTACACTCGCGTTGACTGCGGCGATTTTCCTCGGCGGATTGTTCCTCACCCGCGGCCGCTCTGCCAGCGAGACGGAACGTTCTGGGCTCGACACGAATCACCGAACCGACGCGGAATCCCCAGTGGACGTGAGCGCTGCCGTCGGAACCGCTGCAGGCGTGGCGGCCGACCGACTCGAGTCGGCCGACGAGTTCGACAACGAGGTCTACCGCGCCTGGCGGGAGATGACCGAGTTACTCGAGGTCGACCGGCCGGCCTCGAGCACGCCGCGCGAATTTGCTCGTGCGGCGACCGATGCCGGATTGGATCGAGACGACGTCGACGAACTGACGCGGTTGTTCGAGGACGTCAGATACGGCGGTGAAGCGACGACGCAGACTCGAGAACGCCGAGCGATCGAGGTGCTTCGGCGGATCGAAGCCGAGTACGCCGACGAACGCGAGGGATCTGACGCCCGTGGCGGACGAGGTGAACTGTCGTGA
- the moaA gene encoding GTP 3',8-cyclase MoaA, whose amino-acid sequence MLTDEFGRDVTGVRVSLTDRCNFDCVYCHNEGLGDTRGPMDPQDDEMSTDDVVRFLEVAAEFDVDSVKFTGGEPMLRQDLEEIIERTPDQMEVSLTTNGTFLPGRAPDLVDAGLERVNVSQDALDADDFAAVTKSGAYEKVLEGVDAALEAGLDPVKLNMVVFEHTAGYVPKMVDHVAENEGLQLQLIEYMPELTGKPEWNIDIQRVHDWLAEQAVEIEHREMHDRKRYWIENDDGDGRGMVEIVDPVENPTFCANCHRVRVTHEGYLKGCLNRNDDLKSMGEMTKPEIRDAYRDVVENRVPYYGEYMVQNDAGEWEINDEYVGEYAEP is encoded by the coding sequence GGTGATACCCGCGGGCCGATGGACCCACAGGACGACGAGATGTCGACCGACGACGTCGTTCGGTTTCTCGAGGTCGCAGCCGAGTTCGACGTCGATTCCGTCAAATTCACCGGCGGCGAACCGATGCTCCGACAGGACTTAGAAGAGATCATCGAACGCACGCCGGACCAGATGGAGGTCTCGCTGACGACGAACGGAACGTTCCTCCCCGGTCGCGCTCCGGACCTCGTCGACGCCGGCTTAGAGCGCGTCAACGTCTCTCAGGACGCACTCGACGCGGACGATTTCGCCGCCGTCACGAAGAGTGGGGCGTACGAGAAGGTTCTCGAGGGTGTCGACGCGGCGCTCGAGGCGGGTCTCGATCCGGTCAAACTCAACATGGTCGTGTTCGAGCACACGGCAGGGTACGTGCCGAAGATGGTCGATCACGTCGCAGAAAACGAGGGGCTGCAGTTGCAGTTAATCGAGTACATGCCGGAGCTGACCGGCAAACCGGAGTGGAACATCGATATCCAGCGCGTCCACGACTGGCTGGCCGAACAGGCCGTCGAAATCGAACACCGCGAGATGCACGACCGGAAGCGCTATTGGATCGAAAACGACGACGGCGACGGCAGGGGAATGGTCGAAATCGTCGATCCGGTCGAGAATCCGACCTTCTGTGCGAACTGCCACCGCGTTCGCGTCACCCACGAAGGCTACCTGAAGGGCTGTCTCAATCGCAACGACGACCTCAAATCGATGGGCGAAATGACCAAACCGGAGATTCGCGACGCCTACCGCGACGTCGTCGAGAATCGCGTTCCCTACTACGGCGAGTACATGGTCCAAAACGACGCCGGCGAGTGGGAGATCAACGACGAGTACGTCGGTGAGTACGCCGAGCCCTGA
- a CDS encoding DUF58 domain-containing protein encodes MRRQSITTALGVATFLLGVGAIVVDSPGFGLTDETIVLVGVATVILGLSILSRGYNSRSHTETPDPERRLTVPTPGYSISTVLTDFRALMSRSADLGPRITAGLRGAAITSLTRFRGLSTDEATTRVANGSWSSDQIATDFLKSPQELPSRSIRTRLESVVTRTVESPFRLGVRHTVAAIVALRDDDPLEDDGRTLRTEESRPTFEWSSSSATDSLLSDELTTSVHATADPEGLVQHRRHPTNHWMGVGAIALLAVGSGALADAPALVLAGVVGIGYAGFARALEPSRPDLALERTLSDDDPEPGDDVTVSLTITNESDGFVPDLRFVDGVPDGLAVTGGSSRLGTALRPGESLVHEYTVTARRGRHTFDPALVFVRDLSRSTELECSLSAETTLTSEPSMRPLATQIPLRNETTTATGRVRTAKGGAGTTIHSVREYRSGDSLNRIDWKRRAKTGDLATLEFHEERAARVVVLVDARKASYRAPEADAAHAVDRAVDAGGRIGATLFDTDHTVGLAAIGPVARDGVDSKGVEACWLPPGSGRHHEARFRSQLATHLQFDTRPPTAECRWRRQLRSLRRRLPADSQLVLVTPLLDFEAAKLAQTLEAHGHPVTVVSPDPTADRTAGEQLASVARSIRRLDLQRAGIPVVDWPDDESLDAALARYSRGRR; translated from the coding sequence GTGAGGAGACAATCCATCACGACGGCACTCGGCGTCGCGACGTTCCTCCTCGGAGTCGGTGCCATCGTCGTCGACTCACCGGGGTTCGGGCTGACGGACGAGACGATCGTCCTCGTCGGAGTTGCCACGGTCATACTTGGTCTCTCGATACTCTCTCGAGGGTACAATTCGCGAAGTCACACTGAGACACCCGATCCTGAGCGCCGACTCACCGTTCCGACTCCCGGCTACTCCATCTCGACGGTCCTCACCGACTTCCGTGCGTTGATGAGCAGGTCTGCAGACCTCGGTCCTCGCATTACAGCCGGTTTACGTGGCGCCGCCATCACTAGCTTGACTCGCTTCCGGGGACTTTCCACGGACGAAGCTACCACACGAGTCGCGAATGGGTCCTGGTCGTCAGATCAGATCGCGACGGACTTTCTGAAATCGCCCCAAGAGTTGCCGAGTCGTTCGATTCGAACGCGACTCGAGTCCGTCGTCACTCGGACTGTCGAGAGTCCGTTTCGACTCGGCGTTCGACACACGGTCGCGGCGATCGTCGCACTTCGTGATGACGATCCACTCGAAGACGATGGGAGAACGCTCCGTACGGAGGAGTCGCGACCCACCTTCGAGTGGTCATCGTCGTCGGCGACCGACTCACTCTTGAGCGACGAACTCACGACATCAGTTCACGCAACTGCCGACCCTGAGGGTCTCGTCCAGCACCGTCGCCACCCGACTAATCACTGGATGGGTGTCGGTGCAATCGCACTGCTCGCCGTCGGCAGCGGGGCCCTCGCCGACGCACCCGCACTCGTCCTCGCCGGCGTCGTCGGGATCGGCTACGCCGGCTTCGCTCGCGCGCTCGAGCCCTCGAGACCCGATCTGGCGCTCGAACGGACCCTCAGCGACGACGATCCCGAACCCGGCGACGACGTGACGGTCTCGCTCACGATTACGAACGAAAGCGACGGATTCGTTCCGGACCTTCGATTCGTCGACGGCGTCCCCGACGGGCTGGCCGTAACGGGCGGCTCGAGTCGACTCGGTACCGCTCTCAGGCCGGGTGAATCACTCGTTCACGAGTACACTGTAACCGCCCGCCGGGGCCGACACACGTTCGACCCGGCCCTCGTGTTCGTTCGTGACCTGTCTCGGTCGACGGAACTCGAGTGTTCACTGTCCGCGGAGACGACGCTCACCAGCGAGCCATCGATGCGTCCGCTTGCCACGCAGATTCCACTTCGAAACGAGACGACGACCGCTACTGGGCGGGTACGAACTGCCAAAGGGGGGGCTGGAACGACGATCCACTCCGTCAGAGAGTACCGAAGCGGCGATTCGCTCAACCGAATCGACTGGAAGCGGCGAGCGAAGACGGGCGACCTCGCGACGCTCGAGTTTCACGAAGAACGTGCGGCTCGCGTCGTGGTTCTGGTCGACGCGCGTAAAGCGTCTTACCGAGCACCGGAGGCGGACGCGGCCCACGCCGTCGACCGAGCAGTCGATGCCGGTGGCAGAATCGGGGCGACGCTCTTCGACACGGATCACACTGTCGGGCTCGCTGCGATCGGTCCCGTCGCTCGAGACGGCGTCGACTCGAAGGGAGTCGAGGCGTGTTGGCTCCCACCGGGCTCGGGTCGCCATCACGAGGCGCGGTTCCGCTCGCAACTCGCGACGCACCTCCAATTCGACACCCGCCCGCCGACCGCCGAGTGTCGATGGCGACGGCAACTTCGGTCGCTTCGTCGTCGACTGCCCGCCGACAGCCAACTCGTGTTGGTGACGCCACTTTTGGACTTCGAGGCGGCCAAACTCGCGCAGACCCTCGAGGCCCACGGCCACCCGGTGACCGTCGTCAGCCCCGATCCGACGGCCGACCGAACCGCCGGAGAGCAACTCGCGAGTGTCGCCCGATCGATCAGACGGCTCGACCTCCAGCGAGCGGGCATTCCGGTCGTCGACTGGCCCGACGACGAATCTCTGGATGCGGCGCTCGCACGATACTCGAGGGGGCGACGATGA
- a CDS encoding 30S ribosomal protein S13, whose product MSEEEPQEQQDDEDLQYFVRIGQTDLDGTKSVERSLSEMNGIGRRTARLIADEASVDRTATFGRLDDDVIDEVVEIVENYAAEVPDWLNNRQSDFYTGETTHEIGNDLQLTRQHDINRMKMIDSYKGSRHKRGQKVRGQRTKSTGRTEGTIGVNVEEIREEQAEEAAAEEEDDE is encoded by the coding sequence ATGAGCGAGGAAGAACCTCAAGAACAACAGGACGACGAAGATCTCCAGTACTTCGTCCGCATCGGGCAGACTGACCTCGATGGGACGAAGTCCGTCGAGCGCTCGCTCTCGGAGATGAACGGGATCGGTCGACGAACCGCCCGACTCATCGCCGACGAAGCGAGTGTCGACCGAACAGCGACGTTCGGTCGACTCGACGACGACGTCATCGACGAGGTCGTCGAGATCGTAGAGAACTACGCTGCTGAAGTACCAGACTGGCTCAACAACCGCCAGTCGGACTTTTACACCGGCGAGACGACTCACGAGATCGGAAACGATCTCCAGTTGACCCGGCAGCACGATATCAACCGGATGAAGATGATCGACTCCTACAAGGGCTCGCGCCACAAGCGCGGCCAGAAGGTCCGTGGCCAGCGTACCAAATCCACCGGTCGTACGGAAGGTACCATCGGAGTCAACGTCGAAGAAATCCGCGAAGAACAGGCAGAGGAAGCTGCCGCCGAAGAGGAGGATGACGAATAA
- a CDS encoding DUF7519 family protein has product MTDDDAITRRPTVALQTVSIVAALVSALAASGSFRAVPVAVAGFAAFAVGFSRSQSTALYLGGVLLCLAVGIAALEQPPIEQTVVGAIAAIVAWELGHSAIVLGEQLGREATTIRLEAVHAVSSLLVGLVAGTAGFVVYSVAGGGQPVTAIVALLLAIVLLTLGLGTRPERTGS; this is encoded by the coding sequence ATGACGGACGACGACGCGATTACGCGACGACCGACCGTCGCGTTACAGACCGTTTCGATCGTCGCAGCCCTCGTTTCGGCGCTCGCTGCGAGTGGCTCGTTCAGGGCAGTCCCAGTTGCGGTCGCCGGCTTCGCCGCGTTCGCGGTCGGCTTCTCTCGATCGCAGTCGACGGCACTCTACCTCGGCGGCGTACTCCTGTGTCTCGCTGTCGGAATCGCCGCCCTCGAACAGCCTCCCATCGAACAGACCGTCGTCGGCGCAATTGCAGCCATCGTCGCGTGGGAGCTCGGACACAGTGCAATCGTCCTCGGCGAGCAACTGGGGCGAGAAGCAACGACGATCCGACTCGAGGCCGTCCACGCGGTCTCGAGTCTTCTCGTCGGGTTGGTCGCTGGAACGGCAGGATTCGTCGTCTACAGCGTTGCAGGCGGCGGGCAGCCCGTGACGGCAATCGTCGCGTTACTCCTCGCGATCGTCCTCCTCACTCTCGGTCTCGGAACGCGTCCCGAACGAACGGGGTCGTAA